One stretch of Legionella birminghamensis DNA includes these proteins:
- a CDS encoding M15 family metallopeptidase — translation MTEVIEPIVLIAAPEVLAIPVVENYDPLIDIKEETTIAIGPSPEIPDNTDYTKMRREVYRRLLIAQRLLPEGLQFCLYEAYRSLDLQKALFDERYFQLLQLYPDWPHEERFNETMKLISPVINLDGSKNVPPHGTGAAIDVYLLDQHGETIDMGIHPKDWMTDTDAHISTTHSQSISAEARRNRGIMSKALLAAGFANYPTEYWHWSYGDRYWAFMTGHSQACYGCVSSIPLQVGL, via the coding sequence ATGACGGAAGTTATAGAGCCAATTGTCTTGATTGCTGCCCCGGAAGTTCTGGCTATCCCGGTTGTGGAAAATTACGATCCATTGATTGATATAAAAGAAGAAACAACTATTGCAATCGGCCCCTCACCCGAAATTCCTGACAATACCGATTACACTAAAATGCGTCGCGAAGTCTATCGCCGTTTATTAATTGCTCAGCGCCTGCTGCCCGAAGGCTTGCAATTCTGCCTGTATGAAGCCTATCGCAGCCTTGATTTGCAGAAAGCTTTATTTGATGAACGTTATTTTCAGTTATTGCAGCTTTATCCAGACTGGCCCCATGAAGAACGATTTAATGAAACAATGAAATTAATTTCACCGGTAATTAATCTGGACGGCAGCAAAAATGTGCCGCCTCATGGCACAGGTGCAGCAATCGATGTGTATCTGCTTGATCAGCACGGAGAAACCATTGATATGGGCATTCATCCTAAGGATTGGATGACTGATACCGATGCCCACATTTCGACAACCCACAGTCAATCGATCTCGGCAGAGGCCCGCCGCAATCGCGGCATCATGAGCAAGGCCTTACTGGCCGCAGGATTTGCCAATTATCCAACCGAATACTGGCATTGGTCCTATGGGGATCGCTACTGGGCATTTATGACGGGGCATTCCCAAGCTTGTTATGGCTGCGTTTCATCTATACCCCTGCAGGTTGGGCTGTGA
- the hemC gene encoding hydroxymethylbilane synthase yields MMPRTLRIATRKSQLALWQANFIGQQLKSHWPDIDYELVPMLTSGDKFTQSKLQTLGGKGLFVKELEEALLDKRADLAVHSLKDVPAELPPSLGLAIICKRATPYDALVSMKYSKMSDLSEKARIGTSSLRRQSQLLAWRPNLEIVSLRGNINTRLEKLQIDSLDAIILAAAGLERLGLQDNISEIIDPALMLPACGQGALGIECREADEEVLNYLKPLNDGLTASCVQAERRVNALLGGNCHVPLAVFCQPIANNHLLLKARVLSLDGQTLISDEQSGPIETASAIAEICAEKMLKKGAQQLLAAHS; encoded by the coding sequence ATTATGCCGCGAACATTACGCATTGCAACTCGAAAAAGCCAGCTGGCCCTATGGCAGGCCAATTTTATCGGCCAGCAACTGAAATCCCACTGGCCGGATATTGACTATGAGCTCGTTCCCATGCTCACCTCTGGCGACAAGTTTACTCAGAGTAAATTGCAAACGCTCGGCGGAAAAGGTTTATTTGTGAAAGAGCTTGAAGAAGCCTTATTGGACAAGCGAGCCGATTTAGCCGTTCATTCATTAAAGGATGTACCCGCAGAGCTCCCGCCGTCTCTCGGCTTAGCCATCATCTGCAAGCGTGCGACCCCCTATGATGCCCTGGTTAGTATGAAATACTCAAAGATGAGTGATCTGTCCGAAAAGGCGCGAATTGGCACCAGCAGCCTGCGCCGCCAATCGCAACTGCTTGCCTGGCGGCCGAATCTTGAGATTGTTTCCCTGCGCGGCAATATCAATACCCGGCTGGAAAAGCTGCAGATTGACAGCCTTGATGCCATCATTCTCGCTGCTGCCGGGCTGGAGCGTCTGGGTTTGCAGGATAATATCAGTGAAATCATTGATCCCGCATTGATGCTGCCTGCATGCGGGCAGGGAGCGCTGGGCATCGAGTGCCGCGAAGCAGATGAAGAGGTATTGAATTATTTAAAGCCATTGAATGATGGCCTGACTGCATCCTGCGTACAAGCAGAAAGGCGGGTCAATGCATTGCTTGGCGGGAATTGCCATGTGCCCCTGGCGGTTTTTTGCCAGCCAATAGCGAATAATCATCTGCTGTTAAAAGCCCGCGTTCTAAGCCTTGATGGTCAAACGCTAATAAGTGATGAACAATCAGGCCCAATCGAGACTGCAAGTGCGATTGCCGAAATCTGTGCTGAAAAAATGCTGAAGAAAGGGGCGCAGCAATTATTAGCAGCTCATTCATAA
- a CDS encoding sensor histidine kinase, with translation MKKLKEFMNYFRKAIQFNAHNATYQLFPLGLIIFISFPLFYWVWTEWFPQPYESLGLRLAASVLGLGLMLANYWPPRLKPFLPAYWFITLLYTLSFFFAYSFLMSNASVISAMSLLCSIFLLVLLVELPVLLMLVIIGWSLALIAHYFSSPIAYFGEEHAEMLVMIVFVIIAGSTVNYKTSLLQQQRLDGILAAAGMIAHELRTPLLGIRSGAKAIDQYLPVLIQAYHIAKQHNLLESLVRESRITQISATQQRIIHEIDYANTIIDMLLVKAGREKSLENCVLEECSMAECLMEALQRYPFKSSEERNKIHWEGSFLFKGSKLLMQHILFNLLKNALYAIATAQKGEIHIWTVNGERYNCLYFKDTGKGMTTEQLTRLFNHFYTTTYMGTGLGLSFCKLVMNRFGGDIMCEAKEGEFTQFMLFFPVIA, from the coding sequence GTGAAAAAGCTTAAAGAATTTATGAATTATTTCAGGAAGGCAATCCAGTTCAATGCACACAACGCCACTTATCAATTGTTTCCCCTTGGGTTGATTATTTTTATTAGTTTCCCTTTATTCTACTGGGTTTGGACCGAGTGGTTCCCACAGCCTTATGAGTCGCTTGGTTTACGCCTGGCTGCAAGTGTTTTGGGGTTGGGCTTAATGTTAGCAAACTACTGGCCGCCTCGCCTCAAGCCCTTTCTGCCGGCTTACTGGTTTATTACTTTGCTTTATACCTTATCTTTTTTCTTTGCCTATTCATTTTTAATGAGCAATGCAAGTGTTATTTCAGCTATGTCGCTTCTCTGCAGTATTTTTTTACTGGTTCTGCTAGTTGAGCTGCCAGTGCTGCTGATGTTGGTGATAATAGGCTGGAGCCTGGCCTTAATTGCTCATTATTTCAGCTCACCAATTGCCTATTTTGGTGAAGAGCATGCAGAAATGCTGGTAATGATCGTTTTTGTGATCATTGCGGGTTCTACAGTCAATTATAAAACCTCGCTTCTACAGCAACAGCGCCTGGACGGTATCCTGGCTGCTGCCGGCATGATAGCCCATGAATTGAGGACACCACTTTTGGGGATTAGAAGCGGCGCCAAGGCGATCGATCAATATTTGCCCGTTTTGATACAAGCTTATCATATAGCAAAACAGCATAATTTGCTGGAGTCGCTAGTGCGCGAGTCACGTATAACGCAGATCTCGGCAACGCAGCAACGTATTATTCACGAAATCGATTATGCCAATACGATTATTGATATGCTGCTGGTAAAAGCGGGCCGTGAAAAATCACTGGAAAATTGTGTGTTGGAAGAGTGCTCGATGGCGGAGTGTTTAATGGAAGCTTTGCAGCGCTATCCGTTTAAATCATCTGAAGAACGAAATAAGATTCATTGGGAGGGCAGTTTTCTATTTAAAGGCTCCAAATTACTAATGCAGCATATTTTATTTAATTTATTGAAGAATGCACTTTATGCCATTGCCACTGCACAAAAGGGTGAAATCCACATCTGGACAGTAAATGGAGAGCGCTATAATTGCCTGTATTTCAAAGATACCGGCAAAGGAATGACAACGGAACAATTGACCCGTCTTTTTAACCATTTTTATACGACTACTTATATGGGTACGGGTTTGGGATTATCCTTCTGCAAGTTAGTGATGAATCGTTTTGGCGGGGATATTATGTGTGAAGCGAAAGAGGGCGAATTCACGCAATTCATGTTGTTTTTTCCAGTTATCGCGTAA
- a CDS encoding uroporphyrinogen-III C-methyltransferase, with protein MTTTNNESQKSKATEPAPAQNKNTAANISLYKQHLGTLITGAIALIALIFSLISFTKVNSYQQSVDDQKNQFGTKLASIEQEQTRLTANLANLGQTLQLSKEGIQQQVSDLNQNLHKALRQRHYQRHDWLLLKAKYYLELAQINAHWSDSQDTTIALLQAADTVLQDVSDQQLFNIRQTIAKEITSIKAIPKLDLAGLLSQLDAAQQMVSALPLKQGVNLSTDTTPSDADTPAEGWKTKLHENMKLLEKLIVVRKHDDNVEPILSPLHLDVLRESVRMNLQEAQWALLEHNSAVYAQSLKQAIEEINRIFDVSASPTQALLNDLQKLKSVSLENQRPLVNGSLNLLNQFIDNQKNASSDDSTNGAPQ; from the coding sequence ATGACAACAACAAATAATGAATCTCAGAAATCAAAAGCCACCGAACCAGCACCTGCGCAAAATAAAAACACAGCTGCCAATATTTCACTCTATAAACAACATCTCGGGACTCTAATTACTGGGGCTATCGCGCTTATTGCCCTTATTTTTTCACTGATTAGTTTTACCAAGGTGAATAGTTATCAGCAGTCGGTTGATGACCAAAAAAATCAGTTCGGGACTAAACTGGCTTCCATTGAACAGGAGCAGACCAGACTTACCGCCAATCTGGCGAATCTCGGCCAGACCTTGCAACTCTCAAAAGAAGGGATCCAGCAGCAGGTCAGCGACTTGAACCAGAACCTTCATAAAGCCTTGCGCCAGCGGCATTATCAACGACATGACTGGCTGCTGCTTAAGGCAAAATATTATCTCGAGTTAGCGCAAATCAATGCGCACTGGAGTGATAGCCAGGACACTACTATTGCTCTGTTGCAAGCAGCGGATACCGTATTACAAGATGTTTCAGATCAGCAGTTATTCAATATTCGGCAAACTATTGCTAAAGAAATTACCAGCATCAAAGCAATCCCCAAACTGGATTTGGCAGGTCTGTTAAGCCAGCTGGATGCCGCTCAGCAAATGGTTTCCGCCCTGCCTTTAAAACAGGGCGTTAACCTTTCAACTGATACCACGCCTTCCGATGCCGATACGCCGGCTGAGGGATGGAAGACTAAGCTGCATGAAAATATGAAGCTTTTGGAAAAATTGATTGTTGTCCGTAAACACGATGATAATGTTGAGCCCATTCTTTCTCCCCTGCATCTCGACGTATTGCGCGAAAGTGTTCGCATGAACCTTCAGGAAGCGCAATGGGCGTTACTTGAGCATAACAGCGCTGTCTATGCTCAATCGCTTAAGCAGGCAATTGAAGAAATTAATCGAATTTTTGATGTCTCAGCAAGTCCTACACAAGCGCTGCTCAATGATTTACAAAAACTAAAAAGCGTTTCTCTGGAGAATCAGCGTCCCCTGGTCAATGGCTCGCTGAATTTACTGAATCAATTTATCGATAATCAGAAAAATGCAAGTTCTGACGATAGTACGAATGGAGCCCCGCAATGA
- a CDS encoding response regulator encodes MQHLSIPACYFPSTALFIDDSRDFLLNFVLQLDEGLAYRIFDSPFDALDFLEKKRCQLETLNHRCTTEFEEIKASHSTDLGINNSLAAIHAEIYNQKRFTEVSVIVVDYAMPGMNGLEFCRRLANTNIKKILLTGKADEKLAIQAFNEGLIHRYIHKSDPQAAELITKSISDLQQQYFQAMSDNLVRMLNIPVPHCLHDAKFSYFFRQFCKEKGIVEHYLADYSGSFMLLDDDANVSFLITKTLADLEAHFSLARRNGANESVLEELARGLKIPCYWQRNEVIPEWNDWFSCLVPAQRLEADHTYFYSYVSGPLLFDVDQDKLQSYHQYLEEIDAEELLLL; translated from the coding sequence ATGCAACATCTCTCTATACCTGCCTGTTATTTTCCAAGCACCGCATTGTTTATCGATGATAGTAGGGATTTCTTACTGAATTTTGTATTGCAACTGGATGAGGGATTGGCGTATCGGATATTCGATTCTCCTTTTGATGCGCTGGATTTTCTGGAAAAAAAACGTTGCCAGTTGGAAACCTTAAATCATCGATGTACAACTGAGTTTGAAGAAATAAAAGCGAGCCATTCCACCGATCTTGGAATCAACAACAGTCTGGCGGCCATTCATGCGGAGATTTACAATCAAAAACGTTTTACAGAGGTATCAGTTATCGTAGTAGATTATGCGATGCCTGGGATGAATGGTTTGGAGTTTTGCCGGCGTCTGGCCAATACCAATATTAAAAAAATTCTGCTGACTGGAAAGGCTGATGAAAAACTGGCTATTCAGGCTTTTAATGAGGGTTTAATCCATCGTTATATTCATAAAAGCGATCCACAGGCTGCTGAATTAATCACTAAAAGCATTAGCGACTTACAACAGCAATATTTTCAGGCAATGTCGGATAATCTTGTCAGAATGCTTAATATTCCGGTTCCCCATTGTTTGCATGATGCTAAATTCAGTTATTTTTTCCGTCAGTTCTGTAAGGAAAAAGGAATTGTTGAACATTATCTTGCTGATTATTCAGGCAGTTTTATGCTGCTCGATGATGATGCCAATGTCAGCTTTCTGATAACAAAAACACTGGCCGATCTGGAGGCTCATTTTAGTCTGGCTCGGCGCAATGGGGCAAATGAATCGGTGTTGGAAGAGCTTGCAAGAGGCCTGAAAATTCCCTGCTATTGGCAGAGAAACGAAGTGATACCTGAATGGAATGATTGGTTTTCCTGCCTGGTTCCGGCACAACGGCTTGAAGCCGATCATACCTATTTTTATTCCTATGTTTCAGGCCCGCTTCTTTTTGATGTCGATCAGGACAAATTGCAGTCCTACCATCAATATCTGGAAGAAATTGATGCGGAGGAATTGCTGCTTTTATAG
- a CDS encoding heme biosynthesis HemY N-terminal domain-containing protein, with translation MTRIIIALVVLLVAIVMGIQLSHDPGYLLIAINHWTIETTLWFAILGILLCFFLLHWFILFIKKLSHSPSEYRAWRARRRAQIAQAKTRKGLIEFSEGYWDAAKTHLIKALPDTDTPLLNYLTAARAAQEMGDSQLRDDYLREAQQSMPEAKIAVELTQAQLQLANQQWEQALATLRHLQDLAPRHPYVLKLLMHLYQEVRDWPQLIALLPELKRNNIISVVEYEQLQLHAYKQAMTDLIRLSQQKELDALIQSLPKSIKDSPELMAQYCSFLIKNNQQAKAEAILRRCLRKQYNEQLIKLYGQIYVNDQQLPFAESFIKKYPNSAILLLSLGRLCIAQHLWGKARSYFENSLSLQPSPEAYAEIGALYERFGEKNEACQAFRQGLKLIDENYFVN, from the coding sequence ATGACAAGAATAATAATTGCGCTGGTAGTTTTACTGGTTGCCATAGTAATGGGTATTCAGCTAAGCCATGATCCCGGTTATCTCTTAATTGCCATTAACCATTGGACTATAGAAACCACCTTATGGTTTGCTATTTTAGGGATCCTCCTTTGTTTTTTTCTTTTACATTGGTTTATCCTTTTTATAAAGAAACTGAGTCATTCGCCTTCTGAATACCGCGCCTGGCGGGCACGAAGACGGGCGCAAATTGCACAGGCCAAAACGCGAAAGGGCTTAATTGAATTCAGTGAAGGGTATTGGGATGCCGCAAAAACCCATCTCATCAAAGCGCTTCCAGATACCGATACCCCCTTACTCAATTATTTAACTGCAGCAAGAGCGGCCCAGGAAATGGGAGACAGCCAGCTAAGGGATGACTATCTGCGAGAAGCCCAACAATCTATGCCCGAAGCCAAAATAGCCGTAGAGTTAACACAGGCGCAATTACAGCTAGCCAATCAACAATGGGAGCAGGCACTGGCCACTCTGCGGCATCTGCAAGACCTGGCGCCACGGCACCCCTACGTTCTGAAATTGCTTATGCATCTTTATCAGGAAGTTCGCGACTGGCCGCAATTAATTGCGCTTTTGCCAGAACTCAAACGCAATAATATCATTTCAGTGGTAGAATATGAGCAATTGCAGCTGCATGCCTATAAACAGGCTATGACCGATTTAATTCGTCTCTCTCAGCAAAAAGAATTGGATGCCCTCATACAGAGCCTGCCCAAATCAATAAAAGATTCACCGGAGTTAATGGCGCAATACTGCAGTTTCCTCATTAAAAATAATCAGCAAGCCAAGGCGGAGGCTATTTTAAGGCGCTGTTTGCGCAAGCAGTATAATGAGCAATTGATTAAGCTCTATGGCCAGATTTATGTTAATGATCAACAGCTCCCCTTTGCAGAGTCTTTTATTAAAAAATACCCGAACTCTGCGATATTATTGCTGAGCCTGGGGCGTTTATGCATAGCCCAGCATCTGTGGGGCAAAGCACGCAGCTATTTCGAAAACAGTCTTTCCCTTCAACCAAGCCCGGAAGCGTATGCAGAAATAGGGGCTTTGTATGAGCGCTTCGGCGAGAAGAATGAGGCCTGCCAGGCGTTTCGCCAGGGACTGAAGTTAATTGATGAGAATTATTTTGTGAACTAA
- a CDS encoding MFS transporter produces MRSNQSIKVLFTAIAGTSLQWYDFALFGYFAPIIAASYFPKENQLAALLSAFGVLAVGYLLAPLGSLFFGYIGDRFGRKQALMLSILAMAIPTAAAGCVPSYSVIGIAAPILITMLRIIQGFVASSEYTGSTLFLIEHAPSNKKALYGCLSSSAYSIGSIGAGLAASFFTASFMPAWGWRIAFILAGIFGLFIFYLRNSLEETPEFKQIHEEEKKKVPFLTAVHEKPLAIMGVIGLAWLTGIMTFGTYVFSASYLHHYFNISLSFATLAISFALFVDVLIEPCFAWLADKIGHLKMITAGCMGIILLAIPAFYLLSSANTTFIVLALVLLSLLIAITFSPLNAYMTSLFPRAYRYSGFGVSFHIGISVFGGTVPLVMMWLTEKTGNLLAPAWYYIFGAIIGLISLGICELSRARQPHSQAEFSLGHS; encoded by the coding sequence ATGCGCTCCAACCAGTCCATCAAGGTCTTATTCACCGCCATTGCCGGCACTAGCTTACAGTGGTATGATTTTGCACTTTTTGGTTATTTTGCACCAATTATCGCTGCCAGCTATTTTCCCAAAGAAAACCAGCTTGCAGCCCTACTGAGCGCCTTTGGGGTATTGGCGGTAGGCTATCTATTAGCGCCATTAGGTTCTTTGTTTTTTGGGTATATTGGCGATCGCTTCGGACGAAAACAGGCTTTGATGTTAAGTATCTTAGCCATGGCCATCCCCACAGCAGCAGCCGGTTGTGTTCCATCCTACTCTGTAATTGGCATCGCTGCCCCCATTTTGATAACCATGCTGCGCATCATCCAGGGCTTCGTCGCCAGCAGCGAATATACAGGCTCAACACTGTTCCTTATTGAGCATGCGCCCAGCAATAAAAAAGCACTATATGGTTGCTTATCCAGTTCAGCCTACAGCATCGGTTCGATTGGGGCTGGCCTTGCTGCTTCATTTTTTACCGCATCCTTCATGCCCGCCTGGGGCTGGCGAATCGCCTTCATATTGGCCGGTATTTTTGGTTTATTCATATTCTATTTAAGAAACTCTCTTGAAGAAACGCCCGAATTTAAGCAAATTCATGAAGAAGAGAAAAAGAAGGTTCCCTTTCTGACTGCTGTTCATGAAAAACCTTTGGCAATTATGGGAGTTATTGGATTGGCGTGGCTCACTGGAATCATGACCTTTGGCACTTATGTTTTTTCTGCGAGCTATCTCCATCACTATTTTAATATCTCACTCAGTTTCGCAACGCTGGCCATTAGTTTTGCATTATTTGTCGACGTCTTAATTGAACCCTGTTTCGCCTGGCTGGCAGATAAAATCGGTCATTTAAAGATGATTACTGCAGGCTGCATGGGCATCATATTGTTGGCTATTCCTGCCTTTTATTTATTATCATCAGCAAATACCACATTCATAGTACTTGCATTGGTTCTGCTTAGCTTATTAATCGCCATCACGTTTTCGCCTTTAAATGCCTATATGACTTCATTATTTCCCCGCGCTTATCGCTATAGTGGTTTTGGCGTTTCGTTCCACATTGGCATTTCAGTGTTTGGCGGCACGGTTCCGCTCGTTATGATGTGGCTTACCGAGAAAACCGGGAATCTGCTTGCTCCGGCATGGTATTATATCTTTGGCGCTATTATCGGTTTAATTTCTTTAGGGATTTGTGAGTTAAGCCGTGCGCGGCAACCGCATTCGCAGGCTGAGTTCAGCCTTGGTCATTCGTAG